One Sulfitobacter sp. M39 genomic window, GTGTCGCGCAGCCAAGCCACGGCGCTGTCGGGCAGCACAATCGCCGAAGGGGCAACGTCAAGGTTCACCGCCATGCCAAGCGGTTGGCCCTCCAGCATCCCCGCAATCGCGCGCCCCGACAGTGCCACATAGGGCGCGGGCTGCCCGACATAGGCCGCAAGCCGTTCGATCCGGTCAAAGACCAGCACATAGGCGTCCTCGAGCAGGACAGGGCTGACCTGATCGGCGTCCGGTTCGGCTTCGAGCAGCAGGAAAAGCTCCACATCGGCCATGCGTTCATAGAACCGCAGGCGGGCAGCGTCATCGCTATCATCGGCCATCATGGCGGCATGGGCGATGTCCAGTGGCGTCGCTTCAGTCATCCAGTACATTCCTTACAGCAGCGCGGAGCCGGGGAAGCACGTCCTCCTCGAACCACGGATTTTTCTTGAGCCAACCGGTATTGCGCCACGACGGATGAGGCAAGGCAAAGACGCCCTTCGGGTGGTTTTGCCAATCGGCGACGGCGCGGGTGACTGTGGTGAACCCGGCCAGGTGATAACGCATGGCATAGGCCCCGATCAACACGGTCAGCCGGATATCGGGCACGGTATCGAGCGCACCTGCCCGCCATGTCTTCGCACAGATCGGCGGGGGCGGCAGATCGCTGCCCTTGGCGTCATAGCCCGGAAAGCAGAAGGCCATGGGGATGATCGCCACGCGGCTACGGTCATAAAAGGTCGTCTCGTCCACGCCCAGCCAGTCGCGCAGCCGCTTGCCAGAGGCATCCCAGAACGGAGTGTTCGCCTCATGCACCTTCAACCCCGGCGCTTGCGAGGCGATCAGCAGCCGCGCGCCCGGTTGGAACCAGACAACAGGATTGGGCCGGTGCCCTGTCGCCGTGGCCGCAAAGCGGTCGGCGCAGAGGGTGCATTGGCTGAGTTCGGGGCGGATGTCGGTCATGGGGGTAGACCTAGGCGGTGGCGCTCCGGTTTCAAAGGGGGCGGTGACGGGGTGGTGCCTGACGATCATTTCGAGACATTTCGAAATGAGCTTGACGCGGCCAATCATTTCTATATTTCTAAAAACATGAAAATGAATCCCGCCTCCCCCCATGACCTCACCCTGGCCGCTGCGCGCTTTGCCGCGCTCGGGTCAGAGCAACGGTTGCAGGTCCTCCGTTTGCTGGTGCGCGCAGGCCCTGACGGGCTGACCATCGGCATGTTGGGTGATCGCGCGGGCATCACCGGGTCGACGCTGACCCATCATCTGAAACTGCTTGTGGCCGCGGGGCTGGTGCGCCAGCAGCGGCAGGGGCGTAGCACCATCTGCGCGGCGGTATCCCATGACGCGGTACAGGGTCTGTCTGAATTCCTGATGACAGAGTGTTGCGCCGACGCCGCGAAGCCCTGCCCCGATCATCCCCACGGCTAACACCACAGATAGGGAAAGCCCCCATGTCACACGGTCACCACCATCACGTCGATCCTGACAGCGGCGACGGCAAGATTGCCCTCGCGGTGGCGATCAACCTCGGCCTCACGGTCGCGCAGGTCATCGGCGGGATCGTCGCGGGCAGCCTGTCGCTGATCGCCGATGCGCTGCATAACTTCAGCGACGCCATCGCGCTGATCATCGCCTTTGCTGCGCGCAAGATTGCCCGCCGTCCGGCCAATGCAGATATGACCTTTGGCTACGGCCGGATCGAGGCGGTCGCGGCGCTGATCAACTATACCACCTTGATCGTGATCGGCCTGTATCTGGCCTATGAGGCCGTGATGCGCTTTGCCAATCCCGAACCCGTGGCGGGCTGGATCGTGGTGATCGTCGCCGGCATCGCTTTGCTGGTGGATCTGGGCACCGCCGCGTTGACCTTTCGCGCATCGAAATCCAGCGTGAACATCCGCGCCGCCTTTTTGCACAATGTGGCCGATGCCTTGGGGTCGGTTGCCGTGATCGTGGCGGGGACGCTGATGATCCTGTTCGGCTGGGCTTGGGTGGACCCATTGGCCACGCTGCTGATTGCCGGATACATTCTGTGGCAATCTGCGACCGAACTGCCGCAGGTGGCGCGGATCTTGATGCTTGCCTCGCCCGATGCGCTGCGCACCGAAGACGTGATCGCGGCGCTGCGCGACCAGCCTGGCGTTACAGACGTCCATCACGTGCACCTGTGGCTGATGGAGGAACACGGCGCTGCCTTTGACGCCCATATCGTCGCCGAGCATGCCACCGACCCAAGCGCCCTGCGCCAAGCGTTGAAATCCTACCTGAAGTCCGAGTTCGATCTGAACCACGTCACGCTGGAGCTTGAGACCCAGGAAGCCCAGTGCCGCGACGCCAAGGTGATCGGTCACTAACACCCGCACCCGTCGATCTTGCGTATAGCGTGCCCTGCAAACCATCGCCGATGGCACCACCTTCGGGCGCGTGGGGCGTTTTGGCTCCTTGTAAATTCGGCCTCAACTACGACATAATATAGTCAAAATAGAGGGCTAGACACCGCCCAAGGCTCGGGAAACAGGGCGCGACATACCCGCAACAGCACCAATCGGAGCAGGCATGCTGGAATTCGACAACGTCTCCAAGTCCTTTTGGACTGGCACGCAACACAAGGTCATTCTCGACCATGTGTCTTTTCGTGTGGATTTGGGTCATTCCCTTGGCATCCTCGCCCCGAACGGCACCGGCAAGACGACCCTCATCAATATGATGGCGGGGCTGGAAAAGCCGGACGAAGGCGAAATCCGGCGCGGCTGCAATATCAGCTTCCCGCTGGGGTTTATGGGTGGCGTCGTCAACAAGGTTTCCGCGGTAGAGAATGCCCGCTATATTGCCCGTCTCTATGGGCTGGACCCTGACTACGTCGAAAGCTTTTGTCGCTGGCTGTGCGGGTTGGGTGAATATTTTGACCAGCCTGTCGGGACATATTCGGCCGGGATGAAATCACGGTTTTCGTTTTCACTGCTGCTTGCGCTTGATTTCGACATCTATTTGATCGACGAAGGCATGCCGAGCACCACAGATGTAGAGTTCAACCGCAAGGCGGGCGAAATTCTGCAAGAACGGCTGCGCACGACGACGATCATCATCGTTTCGCACCAAGCCGAGACGTTGGAACAATTCGCGCGGTCCGCTGCTGTCTTGCTTGGCGGAAAGCTACATATCTTCGACACCTTGGAAGAGGCCAAACAGCTTTATGACTACGAAACCCAAGGCTAGAAAATTCCGCATCAAACGTGCGACCCCTGCTGCGGCCCCTAAGGGGGCTGACGCGGTTGAACGTGATGCCCCCGCGGCAGCCACGCCAAAGCCGCAGGCCCCTGACGCGCCACGCGCTGCGGCCGCATCACGCGGCGAAGCGGCGAAAGCTACAGCGCCCAGCCAAGCTGCCGCAGCCTCCGCTGCGCGCTCGACCCCGCCCTCCGACGCCCGCAGCGGCGAGGTGTCATCAGCGACCGAAGTCAGCGGAGAGCAGGACATCGACGCGATCCGCCGCGAAGGGCTGACCGGCCGCCAGCTGCGCATGGCGCGTCGGGTGGCGCAAAAACACGGGCTTGCTCCGACCTCTGACTTCGATGCGGTGCGGTTGCTGCGCGCCGAAGGGATCGACCCGTTCCAACGCTCCAACATGCTGGAACTGGTCGTACCGCAGGAACAGAAGTCCACCGGCACAGCGCTTTCGAAAAACCGGATCCAGCTTCCCCAGACGGTCCCTGCCGGGGGGCGCAACCTGCCTTCGACCGACGTTAATCCGATGGAACGCCGCATGCGCGAGATCTCGGACATCCAGCGTGACATCACCAAGCGCCGCCGTCGCAAGATGGGGCTGCTTATGGTGCGTCTGGCGTTCTTTGTCGGGCTGCCCACAATCATGGGCGGGTATTATTTCTACAACATCGCCACGCCGATGTATGCGACAGACAGCCAGTTCCTGATTATCCAGAACGAAGGCACAGGCGGGCTTGGCCCCCTTGGCGGGCTGCTGCCGACCCAATTTGCCAACTCCGCCGATAGTATCGCGACGCAAAGCTACTTGCAGTCCAAAGACGCGATGCTGCGGCTGGACCGTGATGTCGGCTTTATGAAGCATTTCTCGGACCCCGCGATCGACCCGATCCAGCGGATGAGCCCGGACGCGTCAAACGAGGAAGCGTATAAACACTATAAGGACAACGTCAAAATCGGCTACGACCCGACCGAAGGCATGATCCGGATGGAGGTGATTGCCGCCGATCCCGAGGTCGCGGCCGACTTTTCCGAACACCTGCTGGAATATGCCGAAGAACGCGTGAACGCCCTGTCGCAGCAAAAGCGCGAAGACGGCATGCGCGACGCCCGCGAAGCCTACGAGCAGACGGTCGCGAAACGCCGCGCGGCGCAGGAATCGCTGATTAAATTGCAGGTCGAAAACGGCGTCGACCCGCAGGCAGTCATCGCGTCGATCCGCGGGCAGATCACCAATTATGAAACCTTGCTGCTGGAAAAAGAGCTTGAACTTGCCGCCCTGCTCGACAACCCGCGCCCCAACCGCGCCAAGGTGGACGGTGCCCAAGGCGACGTGCGCCGGCTCAGCGCGCAATTGGACAAGCTGAACGAACGCATGAACAGCGCGACCGAGGGCACCAACTCGCTGGCACAACAAGCGGTCAGCTTGCAACTGGCGCAGGCCGATCTGGCCGCGGCAGATGCCGCCTTGCAGGCGTCCCAGACCCAGATGGAACAAGCCCGCACAGAGGCCAGCCGTCAGGTCCGCTATCTGACCGTCGCGGTGCGTCCGGTGGCGTCGCAAAGCGCCTCATACCCACGCAAGTTCGAGAACACGATTTTGACATTCCTGATCTTTGCGGGCATCTACCTCATGCTATCGCTGACCTCCTCCATTCTGAAAGAACAGGTAACAAAATGACCCAAGTCACCGTTGGAAATGTCGTCATCGGGAATGATCGCCCGCTGACGGTGATCGCAGGCCCCTGCCAGCTGGAAAGCGAAACCCATGCCCAGATGATCGCCGGCCAGATGAAAGAGGCATGCGATGCTGTCGGCGCCCAGTTCGTATTCAAGGCAAGCTATGACAAAGCCAACCGCACCTCCCTTGGTGGCAAACGCGGGCTTGGCATCGACGAAGGTCTGGCCGTGCTGCAATCGGTGGGCAAATCCATCGGCGTGCCCGTCCTGACCGACGTGCATACCGAAGCGCAATGCGCCGTCGCTGCCGAGGCGGTCGATATCCTGCAAATCCCCGCCTTCCTGTGCCGCCAGACCGATATGCTGCTGGCCGCGGGCAATACGGGCAAGGTTGTGAACGTCAAAAAGGGTCAGTTTCTGGCCCCGTGGGATATGCCCAACGTCGTCGCCAAGATCGAATCCACCGGCAACAAACGTATTTTGCTGACCGAGCGGGGCACCTCCTTTGGCTACAACACGCTGGTCGCTGACATGCGTAGCCTGCCGCAGATGGCGCAAACCGGATACCCTGTCGTGATGGACGCAACCCATTCAGTCCAGCAGCCCGGCGGGCAAGGTGGCTCCAGCGGCGGACAGCGCGAGTTCGCCCCCGTCATGGCGCGTGCAGCGGTGGCGATTGGCGTGGGCGCGGTCTTTATCGAGACCCACGAAGACCCCGATAACGCGCCGTCGGACGGGCCGAACATGATCTATCTGGATCAGATGCCTGCGCTGATTGCGTCGTTGATGAAATTCGACGCGCTGGCCAAGGAATACCCCCTCACCTTCTAAGGGGTCATCCTGCTAAGACTAGACCTTCGCGGCGTTTCCGAATGCCGCGATCAGCCCTGCGTCCTTTACCCCCGGCGCGCTTTCCACTCCGGAAGAGACATCGACCTGCCGTGCGCCGGTCATACGGGCGGCCTGAGCCACATTGTCAGGGGTCAGCCCCCCCGCCAGCATCCATGGCTTGTCCCATGTGCGATCTGCGATCAGACGCCAATCAAACGACAACCCATTACCACCGGGCAGCGCTGCCCCTTTGGGCGGCTTTGCGTCGATCAGGATCTGGTCCGCCACGGCCATATAGGCATCAATCTGTGGCAGGTCATCTGCATCGGCCACACCGACCGCCTTCATCACCGGCAGCCCATAGCGCGCCTTGACCTCGGCGACACGCTCTGGCGTTTCCTTGCCGTGTAGCTGCAGCATATCAATAGGCACAGCCGCCGTCAGCGCGTCCAGAAAGGCGTCATCCGCGTTGACCGTCAGCGCGACCTTACACAGCCCCATTGGCACCTCTATGGCCAGTTCAGCGGCTTGATCAATCGTGACGTGTCGAGGGGATTTTTCAAAGAAAACAAAACCGACATAGCGCGCACCGGCCGCAGCGGCCGCCGCAATATCCTGCGTGCTGCGCAAGCCGCAGAACTTCACGTGCAAATTTTGGGTCATTGGATGGTTCCTGCGCTAAGGGGCATAGGCCCGCTTAGCTTGCTTGATCCAGCAGCGCCAGAACCTCGTCCTGGTCCTGATACTTCTCGCCTTTCAGACGTGCGACTTCACGTTCCAGACGGCGCATCTCACGGGCCTGACGCGCGGCTTCGGCACGCTGGCCGTATTCGCGGATCCATTCCCAGACGAAACCCACCAGCAGACCGGCGATGATGCTGCCCAGAATAACAATAAACAGCGGCACCTGAATTTCAGGGTTCAACGCGAACCAGCCCGATACCTCGGTCGGTAGCAACTTCAGCGACACCATAGACCGGTTGGCCAAGGCAACCGCGATCAGTGCAATGGCGAAGATTGCGATGCAGAGGTAGCGAACATAACGCATTAGGAATTCCCGTTTAAACGATCTCTAAGCAGTTTACCGGTCTTGAAGAACGGCACGTGCTTTTCTTCTACATGAACCGTTTCCCCAGTGCGAGGGTTCCGGCCCACACGGGCGTCACGTTTTTTCACTGAAAAGGCACCAAAGCCGCGCAGCTCTACCCGATCACCGTCGGCCATCGCGCCGGTGATCTCTTCGAAGATGGTATTTACGATCCGTTCCACGTCGCGCTGATAGAGATGGGGATTGTCGTCGGCAATCTTCTGGATCAGTTCTGACCGGATCATTTAACGTCCTCCGAGGTGCGCAATTAATGTCTTATCTAGGTGGGACTATAGCAAACCAAACGCGTTCGTGAAGTCATGCAAATTTCTATTATTGCGATTAAGTGGCGGGAAGTCGCTGTTTTCCAGTCATTTTTTAGTCACATTTCACGCAACCACCCGGAATAGCGCTGACAGGTGCCCTTCCCTGCCCCTCGCCACAGATTGCGATTCGGAACGAAAAAGGGCCCCGCAGTCTGCACTGCGAGGCCCCTGATCTGTGTAATAAGCGCTAAGGCTTATTCGTCGCCTTTCAGAGCGGCACCCAGGATATCACCCAAGGATGCGCCGGAGTCAGAGGAGCCATACTGCTCGACTGCTTCTTTCTCTTCTGCGATTTCACGTGCTTTGATCGACACGCCCAGACGGTGCGCTTTCGCGTCAACGTTGGTGATGCGTACGTCAACCTTGTCACCAACCGAGAAACGCTCGGGGCGCTGTTCGGCACGGTCACGCGACAGATCGGAGCGACGGATGAAGGCTTTCATGCCTTCGTATTCGACTTCGATGCCACCGTCTTCGATGGAGGTGACGGTCACAGTCACAACGGAACCGCGCTTCACGCCGCCCACTGCTTCTGCGAACTTGTCGCCGCCCACACCTTTGATCGACAGGCTGATGCGTTCTTTTTCCACGTCAACTTCGGAAACAACGGCCTGAACCGTGTCACCTTTGCGGTAGTCCTGGATCGCTTCTTCGCCGCGCTGGTCCCAGCTCAGGTCAGAGAGGTGAACCATGCCGTCGATGTCGCCTGGCAGGCCAACAAACAGACCGAATTCGGTGATGTTTTTGACTTCGCCTTCAACTTCGGTGCCTTCTGGGTGCGTTTCAGCAAACACTTCCCATGGGTTGCGCATGGTCTGTTTCAGACCAAGGGAAACGCGACGCTTGGCACCATCGATTTCCAGAACCATGACTTCGACTTCTTGGCTGGTGGAAACGATCTTGCCGGGGTGTACGTTCTTCTTTGTCCAGGACATTTCGGAAACGTGAACCAGACCTTCAACGCCTGGCTCCAGCTCAACAAATGCACCGTAATCGGTGATGTTGGTGACGCGGCCAGTGTGCGTGGATTCCAGTGGGTACTTGGCTTGAACCAGATCCCATGGATCTTCTTGCAGCTGTTTCATACCCAAGGAGATGCGGTGCGTCTCTTTGTTGATCTTGATGACCTGAACCTTGATGGTTTCGCCGATCGACAGGATCTCGGATGGGTGGTTCACACGGCGCCATGCCATATCTGTGACGTGCAGCAGGCCGTCGACGCCGCCCAGATCAACGAAGGCACCGTATTCGGTGATGTTCTTGACCACACCGTCAACTTCCTGACCTTCGGTCAGGTTGCCGATAACTTCGGCACGCTGTTCGGCACGGGATTCTTCAAGGATTGCACGACGCGAAACAACGATGTTGCCACGACGACGGTCCATTTTCAGAACTTGGAACGGCTGCTTCAGACCCATCAGCGGGCCGGCATCGCGCACGGGGCGCACGTCAACTTGGGAACCGGGAAGGAAGGCAACTGCGCCGCCCAGATCAACGGTAAAGCCACCTTTAACGCGGCCAAAGATCGCGCCTTCAACGCGCTCTTCTGCGGCATAGGCTTTTTCCAGACGGTCCCAGGCTTCTTCGCGACGCGCCATCTCGCGCGAGATGACAGCTTCGCCACGGGAGTTTTCTACCTGACGCAGGAATACTTCGACTTCGTCGCCGACTTCCACTTTGGGTGCTTCGCCAGGCTCGGCAAATTCTTTCAGTTCAACGCGGCCTTCCATCTTGTAGCCTACGTCGATAATAGCTTGGCCCGCTTCGATCGCGATAACCTTGCCTTTGACAACAGAGCCCTCTTCGGGCGTGTCCATTTCAAAGCTTTCTTCCAAAAGTGCTTCGAAGTCTTCCATTGAGTTCATAGCCATGTAGCTTGATTTTCCTTTAGCATTTGGTTTCTGGCCGCGCGGTTGTCTCCGCCGGTCTGTGGTTAAAATTGTCATCCGCGATGGGATTCGATCCGCAAAACAAAGAGGGCCGGATGAAACCGACCCTGCCTGATATCTCGCGCCCGAAACGTGTATCCGCCCCTTAGACAGTCGCGCGTATAGCCCTGTTTCGGGGCAAAGGCAAGGGCTGGCACGGGTGATCCCCTGTTCATACAGGTTCATACAGGGCGATGTCACCAAAAAGGGCAGACCGTAGTCTGCCCTTGTCCATTCTGTCATCCGCGTAGTGGCGCGATCAGCTTTCGGTCGGGCCGCCCGCCTCTTT contains:
- a CDS encoding uracil-DNA glycosylase family protein — its product is MTDIRPELSQCTLCADRFAATATGHRPNPVVWFQPGARLLIASQAPGLKVHEANTPFWDASGKRLRDWLGVDETTFYDRSRVAIIPMAFCFPGYDAKGSDLPPPPICAKTWRAGALDTVPDIRLTVLIGAYAMRYHLAGFTTVTRAVADWQNHPKGVFALPHPSWRNTGWLKKNPWFEEDVLPRLRAAVRNVLDD
- a CDS encoding ArsR/SmtB family transcription factor, whose product is MKMNPASPHDLTLAAARFAALGSEQRLQVLRLLVRAGPDGLTIGMLGDRAGITGSTLTHHLKLLVAAGLVRQQRQGRSTICAAVSHDAVQGLSEFLMTECCADAAKPCPDHPHG
- a CDS encoding cation diffusion facilitator family transporter — its product is MSHGHHHHVDPDSGDGKIALAVAINLGLTVAQVIGGIVAGSLSLIADALHNFSDAIALIIAFAARKIARRPANADMTFGYGRIEAVAALINYTTLIVIGLYLAYEAVMRFANPEPVAGWIVVIVAGIALLVDLGTAALTFRASKSSVNIRAAFLHNVADALGSVAVIVAGTLMILFGWAWVDPLATLLIAGYILWQSATELPQVARILMLASPDALRTEDVIAALRDQPGVTDVHHVHLWLMEEHGAAFDAHIVAEHATDPSALRQALKSYLKSEFDLNHVTLELETQEAQCRDAKVIGH
- a CDS encoding ABC transporter ATP-binding protein, with product MLEFDNVSKSFWTGTQHKVILDHVSFRVDLGHSLGILAPNGTGKTTLINMMAGLEKPDEGEIRRGCNISFPLGFMGGVVNKVSAVENARYIARLYGLDPDYVESFCRWLCGLGEYFDQPVGTYSAGMKSRFSFSLLLALDFDIYLIDEGMPSTTDVEFNRKAGEILQERLRTTTIIIVSHQAETLEQFARSAAVLLGGKLHIFDTLEEAKQLYDYETQG
- a CDS encoding capsule biosynthesis protein, yielding MTTKPKARKFRIKRATPAAAPKGADAVERDAPAAATPKPQAPDAPRAAAASRGEAAKATAPSQAAAASAARSTPPSDARSGEVSSATEVSGEQDIDAIRREGLTGRQLRMARRVAQKHGLAPTSDFDAVRLLRAEGIDPFQRSNMLELVVPQEQKSTGTALSKNRIQLPQTVPAGGRNLPSTDVNPMERRMREISDIQRDITKRRRRKMGLLMVRLAFFVGLPTIMGGYYFYNIATPMYATDSQFLIIQNEGTGGLGPLGGLLPTQFANSADSIATQSYLQSKDAMLRLDRDVGFMKHFSDPAIDPIQRMSPDASNEEAYKHYKDNVKIGYDPTEGMIRMEVIAADPEVAADFSEHLLEYAEERVNALSQQKREDGMRDAREAYEQTVAKRRAAQESLIKLQVENGVDPQAVIASIRGQITNYETLLLEKELELAALLDNPRPNRAKVDGAQGDVRRLSAQLDKLNERMNSATEGTNSLAQQAVSLQLAQADLAAADAALQASQTQMEQARTEASRQVRYLTVAVRPVASQSASYPRKFENTILTFLIFAGIYLMLSLTSSILKEQVTK
- the kdsA gene encoding 3-deoxy-8-phosphooctulonate synthase; amino-acid sequence: MTQVTVGNVVIGNDRPLTVIAGPCQLESETHAQMIAGQMKEACDAVGAQFVFKASYDKANRTSLGGKRGLGIDEGLAVLQSVGKSIGVPVLTDVHTEAQCAVAAEAVDILQIPAFLCRQTDMLLAAGNTGKVVNVKKGQFLAPWDMPNVVAKIESTGNKRILLTERGTSFGYNTLVADMRSLPQMAQTGYPVVMDATHSVQQPGGQGGSSGGQREFAPVMARAAVAIGVGAVFIETHEDPDNAPSDGPNMIYLDQMPALIASLMKFDALAKEYPLTF
- a CDS encoding phosphoribosylanthranilate isomerase, giving the protein MTQNLHVKFCGLRSTQDIAAAAAAGARYVGFVFFEKSPRHVTIDQAAELAIEVPMGLCKVALTVNADDAFLDALTAAVPIDMLQLHGKETPERVAEVKARYGLPVMKAVGVADADDLPQIDAYMAVADQILIDAKPPKGAALPGGNGLSFDWRLIADRTWDKPWMLAGGLTPDNVAQAARMTGARQVDVSSGVESAPGVKDAGLIAAFGNAAKV
- a CDS encoding LapA family protein, coding for MRYVRYLCIAIFAIALIAVALANRSMVSLKLLPTEVSGWFALNPEIQVPLFIVILGSIIAGLLVGFVWEWIREYGQRAEAARQAREMRRLEREVARLKGEKYQDQDEVLALLDQAS
- the ihfB gene encoding integration host factor subunit beta translates to MIRSELIQKIADDNPHLYQRDVERIVNTIFEEITGAMADGDRVELRGFGAFSVKKRDARVGRNPRTGETVHVEEKHVPFFKTGKLLRDRLNGNS
- the rpsA gene encoding 30S ribosomal protein S1, which encodes MAMNSMEDFEALLEESFEMDTPEEGSVVKGKVIAIEAGQAIIDVGYKMEGRVELKEFAEPGEAPKVEVGDEVEVFLRQVENSRGEAVISREMARREEAWDRLEKAYAAEERVEGAIFGRVKGGFTVDLGGAVAFLPGSQVDVRPVRDAGPLMGLKQPFQVLKMDRRRGNIVVSRRAILEESRAEQRAEVIGNLTEGQEVDGVVKNITEYGAFVDLGGVDGLLHVTDMAWRRVNHPSEILSIGETIKVQVIKINKETHRISLGMKQLQEDPWDLVQAKYPLESTHTGRVTNITDYGAFVELEPGVEGLVHVSEMSWTKKNVHPGKIVSTSQEVEVMVLEIDGAKRRVSLGLKQTMRNPWEVFAETHPEGTEVEGEVKNITEFGLFVGLPGDIDGMVHLSDLSWDQRGEEAIQDYRKGDTVQAVVSEVDVEKERISLSIKGVGGDKFAEAVGGVKRGSVVTVTVTSIEDGGIEVEYEGMKAFIRRSDLSRDRAEQRPERFSVGDKVDVRITNVDAKAHRLGVSIKAREIAEEKEAVEQYGSSDSGASLGDILGAALKGDE